The DNA segment AATACCAAAACAGGAACACCCTGGAATTTATTGAAATTTCTCATTCTTCACAAATGATGGCACCAATCTGACTCAGCCACCAACACTTTGAGTAAGTACAAAACACGAATAGAGCAGTAttatagtagtagtagtaacagtagtagtagtagtagtagaagtaccTTAGCACTGTACCAGTTCATGGGAGAATTGACAAAGATGTAGCATCGATAGTTGTGAGTGAACCAGCCGTCTGGACAGAAGTTAAAAcgagctgcagagaaaaggctgaGTTTATTTTGTTGGACTGCTTTTCCAGCTGTCACAGCAGAAACTTCTGCTCAAATCACACCCACATGTATCCTCCCAGCTGTGAGGGACCATAGATACAACACAAGAGCAAACCAGgttgttttatttcatgattCCTACCATTTCTGGAAGCAGGATCAgattcttcatcctcctcttcttgcagcGCCTTTGACTTCTTCTCAGcatcatcagcacctccgttCTCATCTTCGCTCACTACCTCCTCGGCGGGTGCAGCAGCCATTTGTTCCTCCACTGGTTGAGGGTTTGATCCTGCTGGCATCTCTGTGAATATAttaaagaggtcagaggtcagatccaCATCTGAATGCCTGGttggataaaaacaaacagcttgAACACCCACCTGGAGACTTTTCTTCaacttctgctggagctgcataCACAAAGAACAAAGATTACTGTTaatcatcctgtgtgtgtgtgtgtatgtgtgtgtgtgtgtgtcagacctgCCAGGGCAGCACACAGCAGGACTGAGAGGATCAGCACAGTTTTCATGGTGATGCTGAGCAGGTCGTTCTGTGTTGAGATGAAGAATTATTCTAAAGAGAGCTGAGAGTGACCAGATCCTCTGGCTGAAAACAGGTGGATGTCTTCACTGTCAGGTGAGTCGATATTGGTCAGGTATGAGCGGATTGATTGTCGCAGCTCTTTATATCCACATTGAGCAGCACGTGGGCGTGTTCAtgtcagaacctgctgctgctgttgtttgttctaGAATCACGCTGCTTTATTGGTGTAATAACCACAAACTTGTACTGACCCTTTGATAATTAATCTATGAGTCATTATCTTCTCCCATGTGCTGCTGAAGACCCTCCCTATTCACCTAATGAATATTAACCATTGTTAACAGAAAGCCTTTTACAGTTAGAGACTAAAGACTAAAGTACATTTATGGTTCCAGGAAGTTTCCTCTGGATAAGATGATAGGAAAAAAGTCAAAGTTCAACAAATATAAGGAATAAATCAGATTTACTTTAATAAAAGTAACTTTTATAAAGTGAACTTTAAAAGTAACTTTGATTAAAACAtcctgttattttcttttttgcataATCTTTTTTGTAAACCTTATCCTTAATTTGCTTTTATTGCTTGTAGTTGTTAAACTATTCTAACCCTAAGTTAGgagtgactttaaaaaaaataagcattttttctctttttgcacTCATCTTTTTTCTGAGCccttcatttatatttttaggTCTACTGTTAATCTTGTTGTGATCACAAATTTTAACTCCCAAGTTGGATTAACTATGGTCAgttatttgaatatttcatttatcTGTGTAACAGTGCCGACAACAGACTGAAGTTCACTTTCTGGGCTCTTGTTTGATACCTTATAAATACGTAAATCAGGTTGTAAATCCTTAAATAGAGTGTTGTGATTTGTGAACCACCTgcacagaaaagccactttttttGTTAATAATATGACaaatttgcttgttttcttgCTCACAATCTTTCTAAGACATTTCTTATCAGAGACTTTCGCCCTTTGCAAACAGAAATCACTTTTATAGCTTTTTCAGCACGAGCTTTAGGCTCTTTTATCTGACATTTACCACGTGCACTGATCCAGTAGAGATATGATCTATGTAAAccaagtttttattttgtcccATGTGTTGCCGAAGAATGTATGGCCGAGACGAAAACTTTACAACATCGAGGTGACTATCACATCTACCAGAGCCACATCAAAGTAGAACCAATTACTGTGTACAAATGTGTTTCAAATAAAGTCTTACACCAAGCTCAACATTTTcctgctgtaaaaaaaatgaatggagAAGAGTGAAATGTATCTTTTATGTCAGACTCACTAGACTAGACAATTGGAAAAATGGGTTCAAACCAAAATGAACTCTTGTAAAAGTAATTAAGTCTTTCGAGTTTAATTGCACTTCAAGAAGACAGTTGCTCAGTCACACCTGTGGTTTTGATGTGCGACAGTAGCCAGTCAGCAGAAAAGTGTGTTAAgaacagtgcttttatttatttattcatcttaaTTTTATGGAATAAGGTAGTTTATAATAACTGGGTTTCTATTTCTTTACTCTGAACAAAAGAACTAATCAGATCATTCGTATTTAATCAATTAACTTGTTATTGAAAGACTCAAGTTCACTTTCTGAGAACTTGTTTAATACCTCATGAGTACCGGTAAGTAATTTAGATTGTAAGTCTCCAAGTACAGTGATTTGTgaattgtgttttatttttgcgcAGTACACCTGCAGTACACCTACTTAATCAGCAGTATCAGTTTAACCACATGTCAGAACAGCCTCTCTTCCCAGCTGAAGAGATGATCTAGTGATCTAGTTTAGAAACTGAACACAATACCAACAACAGCTCAACAGCAACAACTCTCTGACAATAATCCCAAATTGTGCATTTTTAGTTTGCATATAAAAATTGTATATGCTCAAATATCAACCTGACTGAATCATGTCAGTCAATCAAATGCTTGGAACATGAACCAGTTGGGTGGTTCATTTAGGCAATGAAGCACCGCTACTTCATATTCAGGttctttattgtcccacacggggaaatttacagtgcaacaacagcaagagcacgcagagaaaaataagataaaatcaaatagaatagaatttggaatatacaaagaggatgtatatttacaataatccaggtaaatggatactcggcccctaTAAACCTGTGCatagggtgaatacaatatacatatcagaatatctaatattcagattgtgctagcgggcattatgtttattgtgcagtctgacagcagccggcaggaaagatacctgtgatacctctccttcacacagcgagggtggagttcactgaatgagctgcccaatgctgccagggtgtcctgtagggggtgggacgtgttgctcaaaatggatgacagcttagccatcatccttccgttcatcctcctccatcataAACCCTCATGAGAAGCCCTGTGATCCGATGCTGGGGCCAAGGGCACCTAGCATCCCTTCACAGCACTTCATCTGGCAAGCAATGACAGGCTCAATGTTCGACATGGCCTGCAGTATAACCCTTGGCGCATTGAGCTTAACTGTTTCACCTTTGATGAGAGGCTGCTGTGGTCAAACTTCACCTTTTACCCTTCCTACCCTAGCTTCTGCAAGAAGAGGTCACCTTCATCCCCTGGATGCTCCTTCTCCACCAGTCTGACAGGCctgaattaaaacaaaaatcaaccACTGCACTGAGATCCTGATCTTATCATTTTTCACACatcaacaattttctttttcaactttATCCCAAATTTGCTTTATTGCTTGTATTTGTTAAtctgtttttacttttattgttCTGAgacttttatatttattattgtgtCTCTTGTTAAGCTTGTGGTCACACATGATCATCCAAAGGTTGGATTTGACGTATTTAGGATTTATTATTTGATTGTTTTAGTGCCAGTAAAGTCAGCCCTCATTTATCTCTGTTGTAGTGCAGACTGAAGTTCACTCTCTGGGCTAAGTCACTAaatcacagatgtttttctgctgttgctttgtGCTCATTAATCAATTAATCAGCATTTGAAATTACTTCTCTGTGACTATTGTGGGATGAGGTTCAAACTGGTGATTATGAATTCTAGTCAGCTGAGTTTTTAGTTACTCTGTATTTTATCTTAATTTGTTGTACTTGTATACAGTACAACAATAAAGCTTATAATTAGTAGGTTTCATTTTCTTAAATTAATGAATCACACACATTCAGTTTATTTTTACTCTTACTTAACAAAACAAGAAATTAGATCATTAAAGTTTAATCAGTTAACTTTCTCTTGATGGAACTGCACCTTTTAAGGCTTTGAACTACATGACACAGTACCATTTTTAACATAAATCATTTTACAGTTAAGACTAAAGTACACTTATGGTATTATCACAATATTTGTTGTGATACACATAgatacacaaacaaacatgaggCTCTGCTTCATGACAAGATCAAATTAACATGTTTATCTTGGGGGTTAAACTGAAAGTAAAACTaaatgattatttttctttgctAAACTTggattctgtttttttctctgttatCTAATCCTTACcttttctgttttacttttACATATTTTTCAATCACTACTTCTCACACATCAAGAGTTTTGATTTTTGACTGTATCCTGTTCACTGGTGGTCTGATTAAATCAAGAAAtcaagaaaccttgagcaggaccaggctcatgtagggggaccctcctgctgatggtcggctgggtagagagaggagaggggggaagacagaatggagaggagaggagaggagaggagaggagaggagaggagaggagaggagaggaggtcaaaagaagggttttaaaaattattgtaaatttaacgggcagccaatgaagagatgccagtacaggagttatgtggtctcttttgtcaatacattttggatcagctggaggcttcttaaagagttgtttggacaccctgataataaagaattacaatagtcgagcctggaagtaacaaatgcatggactaacttttcagcatcatgccgcgtcagtagtttcctgatcattgcgatgtttctcaggtgaaaaaaagcacttctagagactaatgtaatgtgtgagttgaagaagagattttgatcaaaagttactccaagattcctcacagagagactagatgctaatgagataccatgtagagtgatcatgtgatctaatatATCcatgagaggttcaggaccaaacaccatgacctcagtttttcctgagttaaggaggaggaaatttgaagacatccaggactttatgtctttaagacaggtctggagcttcactaacttctctatctcctctggtttcatggataaataaagctgagtgtcatcagcataacaatgaaaatttatcccatgctgccgaataatgttccctaagggaagcatatacaaggtgaaaaggattggtcaaagtacagaaccttgtggaactccatggctaaccctactgtatgaagagggaacaccatggacatgagcaaactggtatctatcagataaatacaatctaaaccagtctagtgctgtccctttaatcccaatcacatgttccagtctctgtaacaggatgctgtgatcaactgtatcaaaagcagcactgaggtccagcataaccagcatagagaccagtccatgatctgaagctataagaagatcattagtaactttaagaagtgctgtttctgtgctgtgatgagctctaaagcctgactgaaacatgtcatacaggctgtttctctgcaggtgctccagtaactgagtcaccaccaccttctcaagaattttagagataaaaggagagttggatattggcctataatttgctaagacatcaggatccagtgatttttttttaagcaacggcttaatcactgccaccttgtaggaccggggtacataacctgtcactaaagaacaactgatctggtccaggatagagctgcctatcactggtaaaacatccttcaacaggtgtgttgggatgggatctaagagaCACGTGGtcgacttggatttctgaatcagcaatgatgcctcagaaaaatatataggagtgaaggagtttaagggctcgttggagaacctgtatgttcccacagtcagcacatctggtgatggtccagttgttgggatggcctggttagctttttctctgatagctagaactttatcagtgaaaaagctcatgaagtcttcaccactaagggaagaagggatacgtggatctaaaacactgtgactcttggttaatttggccacagtgctgaaaagaatcctggggttgttcttattttcctcaattaaagaagagaaataagctgttctagccttacggagggcctttttgtaaactaatagacagtctttccaggctacatgatagctgtctattttacaagaatgccacttcctttccagtcttcgcgctttctgcttgagggtcctgatatgtgaattataccaaggggcacacctcctctgatttactattttctttttcagggggacaacagaatcaagtgtgattctcagtgaggttgctgcaccttcagcaatagagtcaacctcagcagggctaagattataataattgatccctggggaaacacacagtggtcctgggattagcacagggctcacttccttaaacttagctacagcattatctgaaagacatctgctatagtgagactgtgctctgagcatagaagaatccttaatcataaatgtaaaagtgatcaaagaatgatctgacaggagtgggttctgagggaacactgacacatgttctatcTCAAAACCATAAGTCataactagatctagggtgtggttgaagctatgagttggttggtttatctgctggaggaaaccaactgactcaagtaatgaaatgaagccatttctgaagctgtcatttacaacgtctacatggatattaaagtctccaatgataatgactttgtccgttcgaAGGACCAaatcagataagaaatcagagaactcagaaaggaactctgaatgtggcccagcagggggccgatatacaactacaaacaaaagtggcttttctgtcttccagctcagatgtgtgatgccaagagtcagactttcaaatgaactggagccatattttggtctaggactaattaataacttggagtgatagattgctgccactccccctcctcgaccagtaaaaCGAGGAATGTGATAATTAAgttgggtaggaggagtagattcgtttaagctaacatactccttctcctgaagccaggtctcagtaagacaaaataaatcaatgtgatgatccactatcaggtcgtgcactaacag comes from the Takifugu rubripes chromosome 7, fTakRub1.2, whole genome shotgun sequence genome and includes:
- the LOC101074004 gene encoding ladderlectin-like, whose amino-acid sequence is MKTVLILSVLLCAALAAPAEVEEKSPEMPAGSNPQPVEEQMAAAPAEEVVSEDENGGADDAEKKSKALQEEEDEESDPASRNARFNFCPDGWFTHNYRCYIFVNSPMNWYSAKDHCNSLGAHLASVSSPREYSFLQQMTKTSSQSIAWLGGFYLQGRWLWINNEGFYYTNWYSQSSSVSYPCMFLRTTYGWGNSQCTSAQRFICSKSPFSC